Sequence from the Leptospira dzoumogneensis genome:
AAGTTCTAGAAAGAATAGATCCTTTCGTATTTCCAGGATTTTCCCAATTTATATTAGAAAAAATTAAATCGGAAAAAAAGATCCCCAAAAGGCTCGCAGGAAGATATGAAATGTTGGGAGAATATTTCGGCTCCGAAACGATCAAAAAACATTTCGAGTATTGGATCTATAAGGTCAGAAAACCGGAGTAGATCTTAAGATCTCAGAGAACCTTCTACCCATCTTTTTACATCTAAAGAAGTGGAAACTCCGGCTTCTAAAAGCGGCATTCCGTATTTAGCGTAAGAACCGCAGAGCCATACTTTTTTGCCCGGAAGCTCCTGCAGCTCTTTCAGTTCTTCTAAGATCTTTCTGGAAGCAAGGTCTATTACAGGTCTTTCGAATTTGGATCTGCTGATAAAATCCTTTTCATTCGGTTCTACGAGAGGATTCCAGGTTTGAAAAACCGCCTTACCTTTCATAGAAGGAAGTACTTTGTTCAAAAGAATAGTGGCGGTCGCGGTAGAACTATCCCCCGAAAGAGAAAAACACATAGGCGCCCAATGTCTTTTCTGTTTAGGCATGAACTTTTCGTCCGAATGGACCACTACTTCGGAAGCCTCGTATTTTAATCCGGAAAGCAGCGCCTTCTCCTTTGAATATTCGTCTGGAAGAATGGAGATGGCTTGATTGGCGGGAGCAGCGACTACCACCCTGTCAAAAAGTTCTTCTCCACTTTCGAAGATCAGTTTTACTTTATCTTTTTCTAAAACGATTTTTTTAGGATCAGTACTCAAACGAACGGAAGAAGTTCTTTTGGAAAGTTTTTCGGTAACGTCTCTGGTCCCTTTTTCGGGAGTTAGAAATCTGAGGAACTTTAAACCGCTGGAATGATAACCGATTACTACTTCTGCAGGATAATTTTTTGCACTCTCAGAAGTACAAGTATTGATCGTGGAGAACATGGGGATCAAATACAGATCCTCGAATTCTACGGAATAACCGAACCTACTTAAGAACTGAGAGATGGTAAGTTGTTCTCCATCTAACGATTGTAATTCTCTTTCCGATTCTTCGTAAAAGCGGATTGCGTCCGAAAAAATACGTCTAGAAGTTTTATTGGAAAAACAGACCCAATAAGGGATCGGAACAAAATTGCCTCCGATACCCAAAGTGGAAAAACCGAAATAAGTGGTGCCATCCCCGTAATTTAAGGAAAACGAATAGTCCACGGGTCTTACTTCGATCCCCGCTTCTTTATAAAGATCCAAAAGGCAGGGATAATAATTACGTTTGAAAGCTCTGAAGGGAACATCCACACGGATAGAATGTCCGTTGGAGAAAAGGTCGGTACCGTGAGCATCCATACCGACCAAAGGATGTTTTTCTATAAGAGTGACTTCATGTTCTTTGCCCAAGTACCAAGATGCGCTTAAGCCGGCGATTCCACTACCGATGACCGCGATTTTCATTCCGGATTAGAATCCTTTTTTAAAACAAAAATACAAGGTAAAACCTGAATTTAAGGAAGGAATGCTACAAAAAAGGAACCGAACGAATTCAGTCTACGATCTGTAACACAACTCTTCTATTCCTTTGACGGTCTGAAGCGTTGTCATTGGAAGAAATTGGTTGGCTGTCCCCAAAACCTTGGGTCCTGACTCTTTCGCTATCGATCCCGTGTCTGGAGATCAAATAATCTGCCACCGCTTTCGCTCTGTTTTCGGAAAGTTCCAGGTTGCGCTCTTTTTTGCCTACGTTGTCCGTATGGCCCTCGACGGAGATTTTGAGTTTA
This genomic interval carries:
- a CDS encoding FAD-dependent oxidoreductase, with protein sequence MKIAVIGSGIAGLSASWYLGKEHEVTLIEKHPLVGMDAHGTDLFSNGHSIRVDVPFRAFKRNYYPCLLDLYKEAGIEVRPVDYSFSLNYGDGTTYFGFSTLGIGGNFVPIPYWVCFSNKTSRRIFSDAIRFYEESERELQSLDGEQLTISQFLSRFGYSVEFEDLYLIPMFSTINTCTSESAKNYPAEVVIGYHSSGLKFLRFLTPEKGTRDVTEKLSKRTSSVRLSTDPKKIVLEKDKVKLIFESGEELFDRVVVAAPANQAISILPDEYSKEKALLSGLKYEASEVVVHSDEKFMPKQKRHWAPMCFSLSGDSSTATATILLNKVLPSMKGKAVFQTWNPLVEPNEKDFISRSKFERPVIDLASRKILEELKELQELPGKKVWLCGSYAKYGMPLLEAGVSTSLDVKRWVEGSLRS